One genomic segment of Clostridium estertheticum subsp. estertheticum includes these proteins:
- a CDS encoding YitT family protein has protein sequence MQKIASNDLKDLIKKIFLIILGSLILAIAINLFVIPNKLLSGGISGIGLMLQYTFNLPMGATILVLNIPLLILSIFKINKKFTVFTILGTISLSVFLTITVHLNNVLAPVEESYRLLYCIYGGALSGIGLGIIFSNEGSTGGLDIVAVYAKKKYGIEVGTVIFAINVLIVAVGSVIFNFRVGLYTLISMYINSTVMEKVVNGLNRRKMLLIVSEKEKEVSDAIMDNCHRGVTLLYGEGAYTSHKKNIMYCVVSLGQLPQIKRVIKSIDQGAFISIIDIAEVQGNGFKSPIN, from the coding sequence AGATAGCTAGTAATGATTTAAAAGATTTAATTAAAAAAATATTTCTTATTATTTTAGGAAGTTTAATTTTAGCTATTGCAATAAATCTATTTGTAATTCCAAATAAACTTCTTAGTGGAGGCATTTCGGGAATAGGGTTAATGCTGCAGTATACATTTAATCTTCCTATGGGTGCGACGATATTAGTATTAAATATCCCACTGCTTATATTAAGTATTTTTAAAATAAATAAGAAATTCACTGTATTTACAATATTAGGAACAATATCGTTATCAGTTTTTTTGACTATTACAGTGCACTTAAATAATGTTCTCGCCCCGGTTGAGGAGTCTTATAGGCTACTATATTGTATATATGGGGGAGCGCTTTCAGGGATAGGTCTTGGAATCATTTTTTCTAATGAAGGATCTACAGGGGGCCTGGATATTGTAGCTGTATATGCTAAAAAGAAATATGGGATAGAAGTAGGCACAGTAATCTTTGCAATAAATGTTTTGATTGTGGCTGTTGGATCTGTAATATTTAATTTTAGAGTTGGATTATATACTTTAATTTCTATGTATATTAATTCTACTGTCATGGAAAAAGTTGTTAATGGGTTAAATCGTCGAAAAATGCTTCTAATTGTATCAGAAAAAGAAAAAGAAGTAAGTGATGCGATAATGGATAATTGCCATAGAGGAGTAACTCTATTATACGGGGAAGGTGCATACACTAGTCATAAGAAAAATATAATGTATTGTGTTGTTTCCTTAGGACAATTACCACAAATTAAAAGAGTAATAAAATCAATAGATCAAGGAGCTTTTATTTCTATAATAGATATAGCTGAGGTTCAGGGTAATGGATTTAAAAGTCCAATAAATTAG
- a CDS encoding DUF3892 domain-containing protein, whose amino-acid sequence MKIVKVRKNADGDITNVLTSAGEELDVSKALALAKIGTVESVIVGKNRNGNDVIKSSPNSTIEDNLDNLPTF is encoded by the coding sequence ATGAAGATAGTTAAGGTTAGAAAAAATGCAGATGGAGATATTACAAATGTATTAACTAGTGCTGGTGAAGAATTAGATGTGAGCAAAGCGCTAGCTTTAGCAAAGATAGGGACAGTAGAGTCAGTGATTGTTGGTAAAAATAGAAATGGAAATGATGTTATAAAGTCATCACCTAATAGTACTATAGAAGATAATTTAGATAATCTCCCAACTTTCTAA
- a CDS encoding mechanosensitive ion channel family protein — MFKSIVDFFAKDGIQGFFSGLTYVKLRYVGFAIGVFVLFLLLKKIFAKYVFKIILKLVNKTKFNADTKIVAAFERPLINFFEVLGLYFAFKILTNAFYIGLVVINNIFSSAIIVLISWGLYNLTGESSLLFERMHKAYDVKVDKILFPFISKTLRLIVIALAITIIAEKWGYNIQGFIAGLGLGGLAFALAAKDAAANIIAGMSIILDKPFTIGDWVKSDVLEGSIENISFRTTKIRTIDEALIIVPNSKLTNEAVTNFSRRGKRRVTFSLELNYITSRQKLEICVSRVRSMLENHPQVNKEGILVRFDKLSAASLDIIVCYFADTPDFDEYFRVKEDINFEISDILHQEEILMAFPRSGIYVDSLPDEGKKDYIKSLDMIQNKDISTEDINEDNDK, encoded by the coding sequence TTGTTTAAATCGATAGTAGATTTTTTTGCAAAAGATGGAATACAAGGTTTTTTTAGTGGATTAACATATGTTAAACTTAGATATGTTGGATTTGCTATTGGAGTTTTCGTGTTATTTCTATTACTAAAAAAAATATTTGCGAAGTATGTATTTAAAATAATATTAAAACTTGTTAATAAAACAAAATTTAATGCAGATACAAAAATAGTAGCTGCTTTTGAAAGACCATTGATTAATTTTTTCGAAGTACTGGGATTGTATTTTGCTTTTAAAATTTTAACAAATGCATTCTATATAGGGCTTGTGGTTATAAATAATATTTTTAGTTCTGCCATAATAGTATTAATTTCATGGGGACTTTACAATCTTACAGGGGAATCTTCACTTTTATTTGAGAGAATGCATAAAGCATATGATGTAAAAGTCGATAAAATATTATTCCCATTTATATCAAAAACATTAAGATTAATAGTAATAGCGTTAGCTATTACAATAATAGCTGAAAAATGGGGATATAACATTCAAGGGTTTATTGCGGGACTTGGACTAGGTGGATTGGCATTTGCACTAGCTGCTAAAGATGCAGCTGCTAATATTATTGCGGGTATGTCTATAATATTAGATAAACCTTTTACTATTGGAGACTGGGTTAAAAGTGATGTGTTAGAAGGTAGTATAGAAAATATTTCTTTTAGAACTACTAAAATAAGAACTATCGATGAAGCATTAATAATAGTGCCTAATTCGAAATTAACTAATGAAGCAGTAACAAATTTTAGTAGAAGAGGTAAACGAAGAGTTACTTTTAGTTTAGAACTAAATTATATAACATCTAGGCAAAAATTAGAGATTTGTGTCTCAAGAGTTAGGAGTATGTTAGAGAATCATCCTCAGGTTAATAAGGAAGGGATTCTTGTTAGGTTTGATAAATTGAGTGCGGCTAGTTTAGATATTATAGTATGTTATTTCGCTGATACACCAGATTTTGATGAATACTTTAGAGTAAAAGAAGATATAAATTTTGAAATATCGGATATACTGCATCAAGAAGAGATTTTAATGGCATTTCCGAGAAGTGGTATTTATGTGGATAGTTTACCTGATGAAGGTAAAAAAGACTATATAAAATCACTAGATATGATTCAAAATAAGGATATCTCAACAGAGGATATTAATGAAGATAACGATAAGTAA
- a CDS encoding Nramp family divalent metal transporter, producing the protein MLNLSSIKNLFKKKHEPKLKALNFIRYIGPGLLVTVGFIDPGNWASNISAGGEYGYALLWMVTLSTIMLILLQHNAAHLGIVTGNCLSEASTATLNPKLNRVVLGSAVIAAVSTALAELLGGAIALNMLFGIPLKLGTILVLCFILWILCTNSYKKLEKWIIGFVSLIGISFLFELSLVHVEWGKAMVGWIKPSFPSGSLPIIMSVLGAVVMPHNLFLHSQVIQSRQWNLEDESIIKKQLKYEFMDTFFSMIVGWAINSAMILIAATTFFAQKVQVTELSQAQQMLTPLLGNTASIVFAIALLFAGISSSVTAGMAGGSIFAGIFGKDYDINNVYTKLGIGITLIGATIAIFFITNPFKGLIYSQMLLSIQLPITIFLQIYLTSSKKVMGKYANSTLSKITLWIVGLIVTGLNIMLLLSLIA; encoded by the coding sequence ATATTGAACTTATCATCTATTAAGAATCTCTTTAAAAAAAAGCATGAACCTAAACTTAAAGCATTAAATTTTATAAGATATATAGGCCCAGGCCTTTTAGTAACAGTAGGATTTATCGATCCAGGGAACTGGGCTTCAAATATTTCTGCCGGTGGCGAATATGGATATGCTCTACTTTGGATGGTAACCCTTTCAACAATTATGCTTATTCTTCTTCAACATAATGCTGCCCACCTTGGAATTGTAACCGGCAATTGTCTATCGGAAGCATCTACTGCCACATTAAACCCAAAGCTTAATCGCGTGGTGCTTGGTTCCGCTGTAATAGCCGCAGTTTCTACTGCCCTTGCAGAGCTTCTAGGCGGAGCTATTGCTTTAAATATGCTATTTGGTATACCTTTAAAACTTGGAACAATATTAGTTTTATGCTTTATATTATGGATATTATGTACAAATTCTTATAAAAAACTAGAAAAATGGATTATTGGCTTTGTCTCGCTTATAGGAATATCATTCTTATTCGAATTGAGCCTTGTGCATGTAGAATGGGGTAAAGCTATGGTGGGCTGGATTAAACCTTCTTTCCCAAGTGGATCCCTCCCAATAATAATGAGTGTCCTAGGAGCTGTAGTAATGCCTCATAATTTATTTTTGCATTCACAAGTAATACAAAGTCGTCAGTGGAATCTAGAAGATGAGAGTATAATAAAGAAGCAACTTAAATATGAATTTATGGATACTTTTTTTTCAATGATAGTAGGTTGGGCTATAAATAGCGCTATGATCCTTATCGCAGCAACTACTTTTTTTGCACAAAAGGTTCAAGTTACAGAACTTAGTCAAGCTCAACAAATGCTTACACCTCTACTTGGAAATACAGCATCAATTGTTTTCGCTATAGCCCTCCTTTTTGCCGGAATTTCTTCCTCAGTCACCGCAGGCATGGCAGGCGGAAGTATTTTTGCAGGAATATTCGGTAAAGATTATGATATTAACAATGTATACACTAAACTTGGAATAGGAATTACTTTAATTGGTGCTACAATAGCTATATTTTTTATAACAAATCCTTTTAAAGGTCTTATCTACTCACAAATGCTCTTAAGTATACAGCTTCCAATAACTATATTTCTACAGATATATTTAACTTCTTCTAAAAAAGTTATGGGCAAATATGCTAACAGTACACTAAGTAAAATAACTCTTTGGATTGTTGGACTTATAGTAACCGGGCTTAATATAATGCTATTACTAAGCCTCATAGCGTAA
- a CDS encoding VanZ family protein, with amino-acid sequence MRKKHLNWILVIGWMIIIFIFSSQVGEVSNENNKFVIYVFNLLGLNLNNIFGTLSNFIVRKASHFTEYFILYMLIYRAMNKGKKIDMKIFIASILIVFLYACSDEFHQSFVPGRGPALRDVMVDTCGGLTAFLFIYIVTLKKRPAPPNKVLTKLK; translated from the coding sequence ATGCGAAAAAAGCATTTGAATTGGATTTTAGTTATAGGGTGGATGATAATAATTTTCATATTTTCTAGTCAAGTAGGAGAGGTGTCAAATGAAAACAATAAATTTGTCATTTATGTATTCAACTTGCTTGGTCTAAATTTGAATAATATATTTGGAACTTTGAGTAATTTTATTGTTAGAAAAGCATCTCATTTTACTGAGTATTTTATTTTATATATGCTAATATATAGAGCAATGAATAAAGGTAAAAAGATAGATATGAAAATTTTTATTGCTTCAATATTAATAGTATTTCTATATGCATGCTCAGATGAATTTCATCAATCATTTGTTCCGGGAAGAGGACCCGCATTAAGGGATGTGATGGTAGATACATGTGGAGGACTTACAGCATTTTTATTTATCTATATTGTCACATTAAAAAAAAGACCTGCTCCACCAAATAAAGTCCTGACAAAATTAAAATAA
- a CDS encoding methyl-accepting chemotaxis protein, with translation MKFKNFKLNSIRTKLIISLVSICVIPLIISGFGSYTESKSILSKKLTVTSSQTLTEINNGLSDYFNGFANMVSMTSNNYDFINVDTGKNYNYIPDVLKGVKENNKDILNMYYGTASGKFATYPIAKMPDGYDSTKSSWYKQAIDHIGQVIITPPYKDNVTGNTVVAIVHAVEKDGQVVGVVGMDCSLTTLAERMSTKKVGTTGYVFISDTLGNIISHPKKDLIGTNEASKLSIWNNIKSQDNAFVKYNYNGEKKFGVFVTNKLTGWKLISPLSESELTSDTKSILKTTFLIILIMGIISVFISLLLSKGIAHNIQKLKEVFTKASDGDLTVSITASTKDEFKDLATSFNSMMKNMSGIMNNVTNSSKTVSETSTTLASMSEEVTAAISEVASAIGQVSMGATQQAQNAQDGSSAMDDLSNRLDKISVNSNEMDILSIDTKKLGSKGLSMIDTLIEKSNKTKLSTEEVDTLIQDMNESTKQIDIISETLVGITEQTNLLSLNASIESARAGEAGKGFSVVAVEISKLAEQSKHSTEEIKKIIASIQTKSIAALTAIKSTEVVVNEQDLAVVQTKKLFSQILKSIEIMITKVDEVKISIIDINEKKQSTVSEIENISSISEQTASSTQQVNASTEEITAAMEEFTKHSSELQILAEELDNEIKRFKIN, from the coding sequence ATTAAATTCAAGAATTTTAAACTGAACAGTATTCGCACTAAATTAATTATTAGCTTAGTATCCATTTGTGTTATTCCATTGATCATATCTGGTTTTGGATCTTATACTGAATCAAAATCAATTCTCAGTAAAAAACTTACAGTAACAAGTTCTCAAACACTTACCGAAATAAATAATGGGTTATCTGATTATTTTAATGGGTTTGCTAATATGGTATCAATGACATCAAATAATTATGACTTCATAAATGTTGATACAGGTAAGAATTACAATTATATACCAGACGTTTTAAAAGGCGTAAAAGAAAACAATAAAGATATACTTAATATGTATTATGGAACTGCTTCTGGCAAATTTGCTACATATCCTATCGCAAAAATGCCTGATGGATATGACTCAACTAAGAGCTCTTGGTATAAACAGGCTATAGACCATATAGGTCAAGTTATAATAACTCCTCCATATAAAGATAACGTAACTGGAAATACTGTTGTTGCCATTGTACACGCAGTAGAGAAAGATGGACAAGTAGTCGGTGTTGTTGGAATGGATTGTTCTCTAACTACACTTGCAGAGCGAATGTCCACAAAAAAGGTAGGGACTACTGGATATGTGTTTATATCTGATACTTTAGGTAATATTATATCTCATCCTAAAAAAGACCTTATCGGAACAAATGAGGCCTCTAAGTTATCTATTTGGAACAACATTAAATCGCAAGATAATGCTTTTGTTAAATATAATTATAATGGCGAAAAAAAATTCGGGGTATTTGTAACAAATAAATTAACAGGTTGGAAATTAATCTCTCCCTTAAGTGAGAGTGAATTAACTAGTGATACAAAGTCTATCCTAAAAACCACTTTTCTAATTATATTAATAATGGGAATTATTTCTGTATTTATATCATTGTTACTAAGTAAAGGAATAGCTCATAATATTCAAAAGCTAAAGGAAGTATTTACTAAAGCCTCAGATGGAGACTTAACAGTATCTATTACTGCTTCTACAAAAGATGAATTCAAAGATCTAGCTACATCCTTTAACTCAATGATGAAAAATATGTCAGGTATCATGAACAATGTTACTAATTCATCCAAGACAGTATCCGAGACTTCAACAACCCTTGCAAGTATGTCAGAAGAGGTAACCGCCGCAATCAGTGAAGTAGCAAGTGCAATAGGTCAAGTTTCCATGGGTGCAACTCAACAGGCTCAAAATGCTCAAGATGGATCTTCCGCTATGGATGACTTATCAAATAGATTAGATAAAATTAGTGTTAATTCTAACGAAATGGATATACTTTCAATTGATACTAAAAAATTAGGATCTAAAGGACTATCTATGATAGATACATTAATCGAGAAATCAAATAAAACTAAGCTATCTACCGAAGAAGTTGATACCTTAATACAAGATATGAATGAGAGTACTAAACAAATAGATATAATCTCTGAAACATTAGTAGGTATTACAGAACAAACTAATCTTTTATCACTAAACGCAAGTATAGAATCTGCACGTGCCGGTGAAGCAGGTAAAGGATTTTCCGTAGTTGCTGTAGAAATAAGTAAACTTGCCGAGCAATCAAAGCATTCAACAGAGGAAATAAAGAAAATTATAGCAAGTATACAGACAAAATCTATTGCAGCATTAACTGCTATTAAATCAACTGAAGTTGTAGTAAATGAACAAGACCTAGCCGTAGTACAAACTAAAAAACTATTTAGTCAAATACTAAAATCAATTGAAATAATGATCACTAAAGTTGATGAAGTAAAAATATCAATTATTGATATAAACGAGAAAAAGCAATCCACAGTATCTGAAATAGAAAATATTTCGTCTATATCAGAACAAACCGCCTCTTCTACGCAACAAGTAAATGCATCGACTGAGGAAATAACTGCCGCTATGGAAGAGTTTACGAAACATTCAAGCGAGCTTCAAATATTAGCAGAAGAATTAGATAATGAAATAAAAAGGTTCAAAATCAACTAA
- a CDS encoding metalloprotease family protein has protein sequence MNTLIDLIIKTCLDTIYMTGMIIFVGFILGFLRNHSIENFQRSFGWKAVATTAIIGVPIHELSHAILCLVFRHKISKLVLLQRKDENGVLGYVNHAYNPNSIYQQTGNFFIGIAPIFGGISAIIALMYIIIPKTYNQFISISMVNINITKINSVSLNGILNSYIDLIKIIFSVTNFSNPYFILFLFLAICISSHISLSSADIKGASKGLIVIFFIVLALNVFGFSKFVMAQGLLKYNIILIGFLIVSLIFSGITYLVSLLLLLIKH, from the coding sequence ATGAATACTTTAATAGACTTAATAATAAAGACGTGCCTAGATACAATATACATGACGGGAATGATAATTTTTGTGGGATTCATACTTGGATTTTTAAGGAATCATTCAATAGAAAATTTTCAAAGGAGTTTTGGGTGGAAGGCAGTAGCGACTACCGCGATTATAGGAGTTCCTATTCACGAACTTTCACATGCTATCTTGTGTCTTGTTTTTAGACATAAAATATCTAAATTGGTACTTTTACAAAGAAAAGATGAAAACGGAGTACTGGGTTATGTAAATCATGCATATAATCCTAATAGTATATACCAACAAACGGGTAACTTTTTTATAGGTATTGCACCTATATTTGGTGGGATATCAGCGATAATTGCTTTAATGTATATCATAATTCCTAAGACATACAATCAATTTATAAGTATATCTATGGTTAATATAAATATAACTAAAATAAATTCAGTTTCTTTAAATGGAATATTAAATTCTTACATTGATTTAATAAAGATAATTTTTTCAGTAACTAATTTTTCTAATCCATATTTTATATTGTTCTTATTCTTAGCTATCTGTATTTCATCTCATATATCGTTAAGTTCTGCAGATATTAAAGGGGCTTCTAAGGGGTTAATTGTAATATTTTTCATAGTACTTGCCCTTAATGTATTTGGATTTTCAAAGTTCGTTATGGCCCAAGGTTTATTAAAGTATAATATTATACTAATAGGGTTTCTTATAGTATCGTTAATCTTTTCTGGGATAACTTATCTTGTAAGTTTATTGTTACTATTAATAAAGCATTAA
- a CDS encoding pyridoxal-phosphate-dependent aminotransferase family protein, producing MKVSQIMTPGPTQVRENVRMARALATTNPDLDLQFYEFYKETCEEIGQFLKTSNEVRILSGEGILGLEAACASLTENGDRVLVIDNGIFGEGFADFVKMYGGEVVVFKGDRKRAIDTQKLGKFLEKDHDFKYATVVHCDTPSGVLNDIDKICHLLKRMNILTVVDSVAGMGGEEVRVDEWKIDIVIGASQKCVSAPAGLTFLSISEEAFESMDQRKKPIASYYCNLLIWKDYYKNKWFPYTPPISDIVGLRQAFDNIKEDTGILERHNSIAKATRKAVKKAGLSLYIEEGYSNTVTVIELPKDINDKVLLKYMVDEFNVFIAGSFGYLQGKVIRIGHMGENAKRDKMAYTLLALQSSLKELGFDCKTNMVEVFLSEV from the coding sequence ATGAAGGTATCTCAAATAATGACTCCAGGGCCTACACAAGTAAGAGAAAACGTAAGAATGGCTAGAGCTTTAGCTACTACAAATCCAGATTTAGATTTGCAGTTTTATGAATTTTATAAAGAAACTTGTGAGGAAATAGGACAGTTTTTAAAGACAAGTAATGAAGTTAGAATATTAAGCGGTGAGGGGATTTTAGGCCTTGAAGCTGCGTGTGCATCACTTACCGAAAATGGTGATAGGGTATTAGTGATTGATAATGGAATATTTGGAGAAGGGTTTGCTGATTTTGTTAAGATGTATGGTGGAGAGGTCGTTGTTTTTAAAGGGGATAGGAAGCGTGCAATAGATACTCAAAAATTAGGAAAATTCCTTGAAAAAGATCATGATTTCAAATATGCTACTGTAGTACATTGTGATACACCATCAGGAGTATTAAATGATATAGATAAGATATGTCATTTACTAAAAAGGATGAATATACTTACAGTAGTGGACAGTGTAGCTGGTATGGGTGGAGAAGAGGTAAGAGTAGATGAATGGAAAATAGATATAGTAATAGGTGCTTCGCAAAAATGTGTTTCAGCACCAGCAGGGCTTACATTTTTAAGTATAAGTGAAGAGGCATTTGAATCTATGGATCAAAGAAAGAAACCTATAGCTTCCTATTATTGTAATTTACTTATATGGAAAGATTATTACAAGAATAAGTGGTTCCCGTATACGCCACCAATAAGTGATATTGTTGGTCTAAGACAAGCTTTTGATAATATTAAAGAAGACACGGGAATACTTGAAAGACATAATTCTATTGCTAAAGCTACAAGGAAGGCTGTAAAGAAGGCGGGTCTTAGTTTATATATTGAAGAAGGATATTCTAATACTGTAACAGTTATAGAATTGCCTAAGGATATAAATGATAAAGTATTATTAAAATATATGGTTGATGAGTTTAATGTATTTATAGCTGGTTCATTTGGGTATTTACAGGGAAAAGTAATAAGGATAGGACATATGGGGGAAAATGCTAAAAGGGATAAAATGGCTTATACATTATTAGCATTACAATCATCGTTAAAGGAGCTTGGATTTGATTGTAAAACTAATATGGTCGAAGTTTTTCTAAGTGAGGTATAG